The segment CCGGCGTGGCTGGGGCATGAGGCCGCGGAATCGCTGGGCTCGACTATTTGTCCGGCGGAATGATTGTGCAGAATCCTTCACCCGCGAGGGCAGCCACGTTCCAGCACGGCCCGGATTTCCCGGAGGACCACGTCCGGACGGTTCCATATCTGTTCGGGCGAGTAGCTCAACACCGCATAACCCTGCGTTTGTGCGACGTTTGAACGGCCCATGTCCCGGCGCCAGGCTTCGCGTGAACTGTGGAATTGGAAGCCATTGATCTCAACAACGAGCCAGCCTTCGACCAGGAAATCCACCCGCCCGACGCCGGCGATCTGGACTTGACGGCGGAATTGGGGGCCAGCTGATTCGAACAGGAGTCGCGCACTGATCTCGGGTACCGACTCCGATAAACCGTCAGCCTTTGCCAGGCGCTTTCGGGCCGTTCCGTAGTACTTAGCCGTCATTTCGGACTCAAGAACGAACCTGGGTACACCGTGATGTTGCATGGCGGACTGTGCCATGGCTATGGCGTCTGCTTCGCTAAGGCATGTCAGCCCGTGAATGACAGTGTCCTCAAGACTTGCGATGGGCAGGTTTTGATCCGGCTCGAAGCGAAGGCGGCCGTGCCTGGCGGAGCGTAGGTCGCGGTGATGCTTGCTGACAAGATGGAGGCGCCTCAGCCGGTCCTTAATCCACAGCTGGTAACGGAAAGCGCTGGATGCGCACGTCAGGAGTGAATTGTCCATGATGGCTTGCAGAAACTCGGGGTCCGCCTCCGGTAGAGCCCAGACACCTTTGCGGGGTTGGACAGCCCCGGCAAAGGCCAGGCTCCGCACAGCGCGCTCGGAGTAGCCTTCCCGGCGCAGCATGCCAACCCGGGCTACTCCACCGAGCGAGATTAAGAATTCCAAGGGGTCCATGGATCGAGCTAGCCACGATTACGGCCCTCGGTGGCCCGGGAAATGACTCCATGTGGACAAACCCGGCTGTCGAGGTCCGGTGTTGGATTTTGTGCGATTATTCGCTGTTTCTCGGGTAGTAGACCCTGGAATCACGGGCCTCGGAGGTTCATCCATCCGAATGATCCAGCAGAATCTGTGGGGAGTCCGGGAACAACCGGCCCCTGTTTCCGGAAGGCTGCCAGGGCGCACAATTGATCCGTGCGCACATTTGGTGTGGAAGAGGAATTGCTGATTGTCGATCCCGTGACCGGCGAGCCGCTCGCGCTTGCCGACGCGCTCCTTTCGGGCATCGCCGAAAACGACCGGGCCCAGGATGAGCCCGGAACCGGCTTCAGCCCTGAGGAGATCGAGGGCCCCGAGACCGGCCTCAGCCATGAACTCAAGCTCGAGCAGATCGAGACCCAAACCCGGCCGTGCCGCAGCTACGGCGAGCTCTTGCATCAGATCCGCCGGGCGCGGGGCCTCGCAAGCCACGCTGCGCGGCGCCACGGCGCGAGGATTGCCGCGTTGGCCACCTCGCCCGTGGACGCCGCTTTGCACACCACTCCGGATCCCCGGTATGCCATCATGCTCGAGCGTTTTGGCATCACGGCACACGAACAGCTCACCTGCGGATTCCACGTCCACACCTCCGTCGAGAGCCCCGAAGAAGGTGTGGTGGTCCTGGACCGGATCCGGGACAAGCTCGCTGTCTTCACCGCGATCAGCGCCAATTCTCCCTACTGGCGGGGACTGGCCACGGGTTTTGAGAGCTACCGGACGCAGGCGTGGAACCGATGGCCGTCGTCGGGGCCGTCGGCCATCTTCGGTTCCTTGGCCTCTTACCGGCGTGTTGTCAGGAGGCTCATCGAAACGGGGGTCTTGCTGGACGAGGGGATGGTCTACTTCGATGCCAGGCTGTCCAGGCACGTTCCGACGGTGGAGGTCCGGGTAGCCGATGTCTGCCTCCGAGCCGAGGACGCCGCGCTCATTGCGGTGCTGGTTAGGGCCTTGGTTGAGACTTCTGTACGTGAATACCATGCCGGAATAGAGCCTGCGGCCGTGCCTACGGTTCTTTTACGGATGGCGTCTTGGCAGGCAAGCAATTTTGGACTGTGCACCGAACTGCTGGACTTCGGAACATTCCGCCCGGAGCCCGCCGCGGACGTCGTCTGGTCGTTGGTGGAGTACCTGGAACCTGTGCTCGCCGAACAGGGTGAATTCGACTTGGTCCAAACCGGCGTGGCAGCCATCCTGAGCCGCGGCAACGGCGCCATCGAGCAGCGGGGTGTTGCCGAACGCTGGAGCCAGAACGGGAGCGCGCCCGACGCCGTCGGACTGGCCGCCGTCGTCGAGCACGCCGTTCAGATCACGATGCGCTCGGAGAAGGACGAGGGCGACACAAAGCCGCAGCCCGTCCTCACCTGGGTGCGCCAGGACTGGCGCGAAGCGCCGAGCTAGACCTGCTTGAGGGCCCGTTCCAGATCCCGGACGAGGTCGTCCACATCCTCCAGCCCCACTGAAAGCCGCACGACGCCGTCGCTCAGGCCGATGGCCGCGCGGCCTTCCGGACCCATGGCGCGGTGGGTGGTGGTGGCGGGGTGGGTGATGAGGGACTTGGAGTCGCCTAGGTTGTTCGAGATATCGATGATGGCGAGTCCGTCCAGCAACGCGAAAGCGGCCTCTTTGGCCGATCGCCCGGCGGAAGGGAGCAGCTCGAAGGTCAGGACCGTGCCGCCGGCTTTCATTTGCTTCGCGGCGAGCTCGTACTGGGGGTGGGACTTAAGCAGCGGATACTTGACCCAGCTGATGGCCGGTTGTTCCTCGAGCCATTCTGCGATCCGCAACGCCGACGCCGAGGAGTGGTTTACTCGCAGCGCCATGGTTTCCAGGCCCTTGGTCAGCACCCAGGCGTTGAACGCGGAAAGCGATGGTCCTGTGTGTCGCATGAGTTGCTTGACGGGACCTTCGATGAACTCCTTGGTGCCCAGGATCGCTCCGCCCAGGACCCGGCCTTGGCCATCGATGTGTTTGGTGCCCGAGTAGACAATCACGTCGGCGCCGAGTTCGCCACAACGCTGCAGCAGCGGAGTGGCAAAGACATTGTCGACGACGACGGTAGCGCCCGCGGCGTGGGCCAGCTCGCTCACGGCGGCGATGTCCACGATTTCCTGCATCGGGTTCGACGGCGACTCGAAAAACACTGCGGTGGTGGGTTCGGACAACGCGGCGCGCCACTGATCCAGGTCCGGTCCGTCAACGAAGACCGTCTCGACGCCCCAGCGGGGCAGGATCTCGTTGAGGATGACGAAGCAGGAACCGAACAGCGAACGCGCGGCAACCACACGGTCACCGGCGGCCAGCAACGCACCAAGCGCGGTGAAGACAGCGGACATGCCCGACGCCGTCGCGAAGCATGCTTCGGTGCCTTCGAGCAGGCGGAGCCGCTCCTGGAACGTTGCAACCGAGGGGTTGCCGTAACGAGAGTAGACGAAGCGCTCGTCTTCGCCCGTAAACGCGCGCTCGGCGGCTGCCGCGGATTCGTAGACGAAGCCGGAATTCAGGAAGACAGCTTCGGAGGTCTCCTGGAAATTGGTGCGGTCAAGGCCGCCGCGGACTGCCTGGGTCTCAGGGTTCCAGCCAGCGGCGTCAGGATTGAATGTCACTTAGATCTTCCCCAGATTCGTAGGAAGTCCACGGTTTTTCCAACCATTCACGGTTCGCTCGCCGTAGCGGTCCGGTTCGCCCTCAAAGCCTTCAAGGACGTTGTAGGCGGTGTAGCCGGCCTGTGTTGCGGCACTGGCGGCGGCGATTGATCGCTGTCCGGAACGGCAGAGGAAGACCAGTTCGGTGGCATCCGCCTCCGGGGCCTGTTGCTTGAGCTGCTCGATAAATCCCGAGTTGGGGATCCCGCCGGCAAGGTTCCACTGAATGAACAGGGGATCGTTTCCTTTGTTGTTCGCAGACGCGGTGTCCGGGATGCCGATGTGGGCCCACTCGCCTTCGGTGCGGACGTCCACCAGGATGGCGCCTTGCTCCAGTTTGGCCCAGGCGTCGTGCGGGCTCAGGTCGCCGGCGTAGCTCATGCGTGGCCCTCGCCGTCGAACTCTTCATCAAGCTGGTCCACCGCATTGGCAACCGCGGCATCCGCGCTGGCGATTGCCGCGGGGAGGACGATGGCCTGCGCCACGATCACGTCCGTGCCGTTGAATGTCGCGGCCGGGCTGCCGTGCAACACGTATCCCTCGGCAAGGGCGGTAGAGATCCGCTCACAGAATTCCTTGGTATCAGGACCCGTGATGAGACGGTAGGAGAGTTTTTCTTCAGTGGGTTCAGGCATTGGTGCTCCTCAGTCACGCTTGCAGTTCGAAAGTGTCGATACGCCGAGTAGTCACCTGAGGCACCCCGCCGGAGAGAGGGTTGCCGACCAGCAAGTCAGGGCTTCGCGCTGGTGCTCATTACTCAAGAAGAAAATAACATCCATGACGGCGGCCTGCATTACCGGCAGTCGTCATGTTCCGTAACCGGGCGGCAACGCCGGTGGGTGGTGGGGACTAGGCCTCGGTTTGGTTGGGCAGTTGTTCCAGGCTTGCTTGGAGCCGCTGCGGCAGGGCATCAGTCCGTGGCGCTACTCCCGTGGGGGAGCGATGAAACGTGGAGCCTTGATGCTTCCGGATTTCGAGTAACTCGTGGACGGATATCCCGGTGGCTGTCGCCAGCGCGTGCAGCGAGAGGCTGTTGTGATGAGCCAAGGCAAAAACCACGCCGGACAGGGCCTCGAAACCTTCAGTTTCGTAGATTTCCTGCACCAGCTTGGACATGCCGTTCGCATCATCGATTGATCCCGCTGACGCGGCAGTCGCCATGGCGGTCAGCGACCATGCAGCAGAGTCGGGGCTGATGTAGATGCTCATGTCGATACCCTACGGACTCGGGCCCTCTGGGGGAATGGGCGGCGTCTTCCTCATTAACCCAACTGACTCGCAGTTGTTGTCGTTTTGAGCCCTCAGAACGACAACAACTGCGAGTTAGTTGGGGGAAGAAGCCTGATGCGCCGGCCCCAGAACCGGCGCATCAGACGTTTCTATCCGGACGCCAAGCGCAGGATCAGCGCTGCATGCCCGGGGAACCTCGAAACGAGGGACTCGATGTCCTTTTCCGTTGGCTTCGCCGAGTCCGATCTCTCGTAACCGGGCGAGAGGCTGCAGCTGACCAAGGCGAACCCCGGACCGGCCAACTCCGCCCCGAACCACGTGGAATGCGGGGCAACTCCTTGCAAGGTCTCGCCGGCCTCCGGGTTGGGACCGAACAGGGTTTCGGAATAGCCGAGTTCGGAATAGCCATTGTCCGGCGAGAAGACATGCAGCCTGAGGGGCGTCCCCAAGTGGAAGAACCACAACTCGTCCTGCTTCAGGGTGTGCAGCTGGAGAATCTCCCCGGTCTGCAGCAGGTACCAGTTGGAACTGTAGAGCGGGTGATCGACGTCGAAGCGCGGAGGCAACGCCGAACCGGTTATGTCCTCGTTGCTTACCAGGGCGGACGCGAACCAGCCGCCCACACTAGCGGGGGACATGTCCAGCCGTTTGATCCAGTCCTCAGCGGATTCAGTCATTGACCGGGTCCTTCAGGGAGAAACAGACCGTGATGCCAATGATTTCCTTGCTGCCCAGGGCGCGCAACAACCCTTTTTGGGTCACGATGTCCACATTCACCATGCCGTCTTCTTTGCTGGGGACGGCGATCGTTTCGTGGAAGTTGAGCAGGGGCTTTCCGCTCGCCATCACTTCCTTGTCGTGGGCAACGTGTTCCGCGCGCGAGTCCTGGTGCCCGATCAGTTCCGCCTTGCTCATGCTCACTAGGTCCGCGAAGTTCTGGTTGACCCACAGGAAGACCGAGTTCGCGTCCTTGACTACCCAGTACACGCCGTCCTGCCGGTCCAGCACATCGGCGACGCTCATGGGCGGAACGGTGGGAAGGAGCGCCGGGTCCAGCGCCGGGGCGAAGGTCACGGCGCTGCCGCCGTTCCGCCGTCGGCCGCTAGTCTTTCGGCGAGGTCCTGCGCCAGGGCCACCATGGTCATGGTGGGGTTCCAGGACCCGCCGGTGGGCCAGAGGCTGCCGCCGGTGACGAAGACGTTCTGCACGCCGTTGAGGCGGTAGTCGGTCCCGACGACGGCGTCCTCCTCTTCGCCGATTGGCAAGCTGGAGCTTTCGTGCACCAATCCCGGTACGCGGCGCTCGGGGATTGCGGGACGCTCGGCGCCCCAGCTCCCGGCATCGGGATCCCCGTGCCAGTATTCGACGCGCTCCGCACCGGAAGGGGACAGGACCCGCTCCAGCATTTGGAAGGTTCCCTCGTCCATGGTGTCCCACGTGTCGTCGTCAGTGGCGTTGGCCAGCACCTGCAAGGTGACGTTGCAAGTGGGGTCCGCGCTGCCGGACAAGCGCAAGTGGTTCTCCGGATTGCTCTCGTCCAGTTCGCCGAGGACGGCGCAGACGAACACCAAATAGTCCTCCGATGACCGCAGCTGTGCCAGCGAAGCCGTGGCGACGACGTCGGGGGCGTAGCGTTCGGACTTCTGGGCGTTCTTGTCCGGGAAACGGTCCGAGAGGACCGAGAGTTGCACGTGATACTGCATGCCGGCCGGGCTCTTGCCCGCCAAATAGATGGCCGCCAGTTCCAGCTCGCCGAGCTGTTCGCTGAAATCAAAATCCTTGCGCGGAACCCGGGCCACCACCGAGGTGATGAAGTGGGCGGCGAAGTGCCCCCCGGCCCCTTGAACCTGCGGGAAGGAATTGAGAACCAGGGTCGCCGGGGGAAGCGTGCCCATGGCCAGGACCAGGTTGGCATCGCCGACATTTACCACTCCGCGGTTGGTGTTCAACGCGGTGGCCCGTCCGTCCTGCTGGAGCACACTCAACACCGTGCAGTCCGTGACCACGCGAAGAGCCGCGCCCTTGCCTTGGGCCTCGAGCGCCGCCTGCCGGTCCGACAATTCCAGAAGGACCGCTGGCGTGGAGAACTTCGCGAAGTCCACACCTGAGCGTGCGCCCGTTGCCACAGCGAGCGGGGCCGGCATGCTGCGGGTGGCGGAATCGATCTTATGCAGGCCTGCCCCGAGCCGTTCCTGGAGGGCTTTCTGCATGATTCCGTAGACGGGCCGGGTGTCGTTAATGAGATCGACGACATCGGCCGACCGTCCGACGTCGATCTGGTCCGCCGAAACCACGTTGAGCAGATCTTCCGCCGACGTGAAGTGCGACTTGGCGGCGTCCATCACCGCCCGCGGCCAGCCCCGCATTTCATCTTCCTCGGGGCGGGGGCACCACGCGCTCCACATGATGCTGCGTCCGCCGTAGAAAGGGACCATGCCGTGCTGCCAGGAAATCTTGCCTGGCGGCTGGTTGGCCGTGGCAGCCGCCAAGGTCCAGGGGAAGGTCTCCGAGAGCCCTCCCAGCGTCTCCTTGTACGGCAACGGCAGGTTCTGGAAATGCTGCGGCAAGAAAAAGGGACCCCGTTCAATGATCAGGATCCGTGCGTGCGGATTGACCGTCAGTGTCCGCTCAGCAAAGGCGTAGGCGCAGAACCCGCTGCCGATGACTATGTGGTCGAATTGTTCTTCTTCGCGGACTTTTTTCCATTCTCCCTCGGAGACGAAGAAGACATGATCCATCACCTTCTGGGGTGAGGGATCCTGGGGACCGGGCGTGGGAAAACCGTGATTGAAATTCTGGGACGAAGAAACTGCACTCACAATGATGCCTTCCATCGACTTGCTGATTCCACGGCACCGTGAAATCAGGTGCCCGCTGGGCCGAAAGGCAGATCACCTTTCCCCAACAAGGTTCACGGAAACTAGTTAACTACCGCGGCGACGGCGGCACAATAGACTTTGGCGGATTGCCGCCGGCCGAGAGACTTGGCATACTCCACGCGTGTCTTCTCTTCCTGTGACGTTTGCCGAGGACGTCATCAATCGGCCTATCAGGATCCAGTTCGAGGCATTCATTGACGAGCACCGCCGTGCGCTCAATGACTCTTTGAACGGGTTGACTGAGGAACAGGTCCGCCGGTCATTGGTGCCGTCCCGGACCACCCTGCTGGGCTTGGTGAAGCACGCGACCTCATCCTTGGGACTCGACGACTTGCTCAACGGCAACCGACGCGGACCGCTCCCGCTACGCTGGGTGTACCTTCACATGCTGCGCGAGCTTGCACAGCACTGCGGGCACGCTGACATCCTGCGGGAGCAGCTACTCAGCCAGGACCGCCGGCAAAGCCCTACTCAATCCCCGCGAACAACTCGTTAAGCTCGGCGGTGAGCTGCTTACGCATTGCCGGGGTGCCGATCTCCCTGCCGTCAACGTGGTTGACCGGAGCGATGAGCCGGATGCTCGAGATCAGCCACACGGCGTCGGCGTCGAACAGGTCCTCCGGGACCAGTGGGCCGTAGCCAAGCTCCCAGCCCGCCGCCTTCGCTTTCGTGAAAAGAGCGTCTTGGGACGTTCCCGGGAGGATGCCGCTGTCCAGTTGCGGAGTGATGAGGCGCTTGACCGAGCGCACGGAGCCGGTGCCGTCGTCGACCGTTTCAACATGCGCCAGCAACACGGTCGACGTCGGGCCCTCCAGGACGCGTCCGTCGGTGGAGGTGAAGATGGCGTCGTCGGCGCCCTGCTTGTGTGCGTACCGCAGCGCGGCCATGTTCACCGCGTAGGAGAGCGTTTTGGCTCCGAGCAGCAGCCAGGGGGCGCGGTCGCCCGCCTCCGTGTCGAAGCCCCGGTCAAGGAGTACGACGTCGATGCCCGTCTCGCGCTGCCGGCGGCTGCCCGCGGGGGACGGCGAAGCCTGGATCCAGCACGTGGGAGCCGAAGCGCCTTCCACTCCGCGCGTCACCAAGAGCTTGACGACGACCTCGTCCTCGGCGGGGCTTGGCGCCGGGAAGGCGTCGCGGAATTCCTTGATGGCCGTGTCGATCGCGCGGCGCCAGACGTCCTGCTCGGGAATGTTGAGGTCCAGGGCGCGAGCCGAACTCTCAAGCCGGTTCAGGTGCGCTTGAACTTTCCGTGCCCGGCCCCCGACGGCGAGGAGCGACTCGAAGACGCCGTCACCCCGGGTGGCGCCCAGGTCGGTTGCCATGAGTTGCGGCTGGCTGGAATCGGCGATGCGGCCGTTTTCGAACGCTGGATCCAGGAAGACGAGGATTGTCGAGGCAGGAAGAGTCATGCTTCCAGCTTAGTGTGGCCCCCAGAGGGATGGTCAGGACGAGCGGTCGGGAGCGGTGCGCCAGATAGGCTGGGCTGACTGTTACTTCTTTGACTAGTTCTTTGACTGGGGGGTTGTCGAGTGCCGTTTCCTTTTCCGTTCGGGGTGGAGTGGACCTGGCTCCTCACCGCGTGGGCCATTTTCGAGATCATCTTGCGCATTGTGCTGCTGGGCGTCATCCCGGGAAACCGCCGTCCCACCACGGCCATGGCCTGGCTCCTGGCCGTCTTCCTCGTCCCGTCAGTGGGCTTCGTCTTGTTCCTGCTGTTCGGCAATTTCCGGTTGTCCCGCCGTCGTCGTGAACAGCAGGAGCAAGTCAACGAACGGGTGCGTGCCGGCACGTCGGCGCTCGCCGACGTCGTCAGCACCTACTCCGGTCCCGAATGGGTGACGTCGGCCGCTGAACTGAACCGGCGCCTCGGCTCCCTGCCGATGGTGGACGGCAACTCTGCGGAGTTGATCGCCGGCTATGAGGAATCGCTCAAGGCCATGGCGGAAGCGGTTCGGGGGGCCAAGAGCTTCGTCAATGCGGAGTTTTACATCATGAGCAGTGATTCGGTCACCGACGAGCTCCTCACTGAGTTGGAAAACGCTGCCGACCGGGGTGTCGACGTCCGGCTCCTGTTCGATCACATCGGCACGTTGCGGATCCCCGGTTACCGACGGCTGGTCCGCAGGCTGAAGCGCGGCGGGATCCAGTGGCGCCGCATGTTGCCTTTGCTGCCGATCCACGGCCAGTGGCGCCGCCCGGATCTGCGGAACCACCGGAAGATCCTGGTGATCGACGGCGAAATCGCGTTCACCGGCTCCCAGAACCTGATCGAGCCCTCCTACAACAACCCCAAGCACCGACGCGCCGGCCGCAAGTGGGTGGAACTCATGGTCCGTATGGAGGGGCCGATCGTTGCCACCCTCAACGTCGTCTTCGCCACCGACTGGCTGAGCGAGACCGATGAGTCTCTCGAATACCAGTTGCAGGTCTCCGACAGGGCCACCGCGGGGCCGATCACGGCCCAGGTGGTCCCGAGCGGTCCGGGGTTTGTCACGGAGAACAACCTGCGTCTGTTCAATACACTGATCTACTCGGCTCAGCACCGCATCTCGATCTGCAGTCCGTACTTCGTGCCCGACGATTCGCTGTTGTACGCCATTACGACGGCGGCACAGCGTGGCGTCGACGTGGAGCTTTTCGTCTCCGAGAAGGGCGATCAGTTCCTGGTCCACCACGCACAGCGCTCCTATTACGAAGCGCTCCTGGAGGCCGGGGTGCGGATCTATCTCTACCGCGCACCGTACGTGCTGCACGCGAAGCACTTCACGATCGATGAGGAAGTGGCGGTGCTCGGCTCCAGCAACATGGACATGCGCTCCTTCTCGCTCAACATGGAGGTGTCCGTGATGTTGCTGGGTGCTGAGGCGGTGGACAGCATGCGTTCGGTGGAGTCGGCGTACAGGGCCATGTGCCAAGAGCTGACGTTGAACGATTGGCTGGGCCGGCCGATGCTCGCCAAATACGTGGACAACGTGGCGCGGTTGACGGCCACCCTGCAATAAGGCTCAGTCCTCGGCGCAGGCTTCGTCCGCGGGTTCGGCGTGGATCCGCGAGAGGAGCCCATGAAGCTGCCGGATCTCCTCGGCGGAGAATCCAGCGAAGGCTTCCCGTTCGACGTCGGCCACGGCAATCTCGATCGAAGCGACGGCGCGCTTGCCTTCCGCAGTGATTTCAACGAAATGCCGACGGCGGTCTGCAGGGTCCCGGCGACGGTCGGCCAGCCCTCGGCGTTCGAGATCGTTCAAGACGGCCACGAGGGCGCTGGCGTCGATCGAGAGGATATCGATGAGGCCTTGCTGGCTGATGGGACCGGACTCGTCAAGTCGGCACAGGAGGACCGCATGCCTTGGGCTGAGTCCGGAGGAGTCCAGCGCCTGGCGGAGGCGGGTGTTCATGATGCGCCCGTGGCGCGCCAGGAGGAAACCCAGTTGCTTGCCTGCTGCTGACGGACTCATCGAGAAATCCTATCACTGAGGAAATTATCGGTCCTTAGGAATCGTTGTCATTCATAAACGATCTGCGCGGCGCGGAGCCGGGCAGCGTGAGCTTCTTCGGCCCATTCGATCCAAAGGAGTTGCCATGAATGACCACGCTTCGAACGCCTCTGTAGTAATTGTCGGTGGAGGCTACGGTGGTATCGCCGTAGCCAAAGCACTCGACGCACAGGCGGCCGTCACCTTGGTGGAGCCAAAGGACGCCTTCGTGCACAATATCGCGGCGCTGCGCTCCGTCGTCCAACCCGATTTCCTGCCGCGAATGTTTTTGCCGTATGACCGCCTTCTAGTGCACGGCACCGTGCTCCGGGACCGTGCCGTGAGGGTGGATGGACACACCGTCGAGCTGGCTTCCGGAACCCGGCTGACGCCCGATTACATCGTCTTGGCAAGCGGCTCAAGCTATCCGTTCCCGGCCAAGAGCGATCGTATGGTCACGACCGATGCCATCGCGCGCTACCAAGCCGCACATGATGACCTCAAGCGTGCCAGCAGGGTCATGCTCCTGGGCGCCGGGGCGGTGGGCCTTGAATTTGCCGGCGAGATTGCCGCCGCATGGCCGGACAAGGACGTGGTGCTGGTGGATCTGGCCCCGGACATCCTTCCCGGACCATACGATCCACGGCTGCGCGCCGAGGTCAATCGGCAGCTGGACGGCATCGGCATCCGGCGAATCATGGGCAGCCCCTTGGTGCAGTTGCCTTCGGTTCCCGCCGGGGAATTCGCGACATTCACGGTCAACACCGCAGGTGGCACTGCCATAGAGGCGGACATCTGGTTCCGCTGCTACGGGATAGCCCCGCAGACCGACTATGTTGCAGGGGAGCTGCTCGCCGCCCGGACCGCCGACGGCTATCTGCAAGTCACGCCCGAACTCCGGGTGGCGGGCTTCGAGAATGTCTATGCCCTGGGCGACATCTCGGCGATCGACGTGAATAAGGCCGGCGTCGCTGGACGCGAGGCTGCGGTGGTTGCCAAGAACATCCAGGCCCAATTGGACGGCTCCGCCGGCTTGGACGCCTATACGCCGTCGCGGCCGGTCATCATCCTTCCCTTGGGGCCCTCGGGTGGTTCGGGACAACTGCCCGACGGCGAAATCGCCAGCCCGGAGATGATCTCCCAGATCAAAGGGCAACACATGATGATCGATCGCTTTGTCGAGATGTTGAACCTGGGTTCCTGAGCGTACGTGAGCGGGCCGTCCGTCCGCCTCCGCGCCCCGGATACTGCACGCCATCGCAAACGCAACAATAAAGTCCTTCTTCTGCAGCGACCCCTCAAGGCTTTTACGCCAAGTTAACGCCGCATCTGGTCGAGTCGGACATGCCCCTAGCTAACTGCTGTGCGCCATCCGCGGGGGTAGCCGGCCCGCAGTACAGCCGGCTGGAGCTCTCACTATCGGAAGAAGAGAACACCATGACCCGAAGAAACAATCAGGCCTTGAAACGATGGTGGCCGAACGAGGCCGGGGCCGTTAGAGACGATTCAGCCTATCGCGAAGAGCACGCGCGGGCTCCGGAAGCAACTAAGCCTGCTGCGAACGCCAGCCACGGAAATCGATTCCACACCCCGCAGCGTATATGGCGAATTCGTTCTCTAGTGGTGCTTGTCTTGCTCGGGCTCCTTGCCGTTTTGACGGGAGTTTCCCCGGCGACGGCGCTCAAGGGGGGTTCTGAATCGACCCAGAAGTATCCGTTCATGGGTTCGTTCCAGCCAGCGTATCCCGCTCCTCCCCGGGCGGACGGGCATGGGTGCGGGGTGATGGTCCTCGCGCCGCAGTGGGTACTGACCGCCAGTCACTGCGCCGGCAAGAACCCCACCAT is part of the Arthrobacter methylotrophus genome and harbors:
- a CDS encoding endonuclease domain-containing protein is translated as MEFLISLGGVARVGMLRREGYSERAVRSLAFAGAVQPRKGVWALPEADPEFLQAIMDNSLLTCASSAFRYQLWIKDRLRRLHLVSKHHRDLRSARHGRLRFEPDQNLPIASLEDTVIHGLTCLSEADAIAMAQSAMQHHGVPRFVLESEMTAKYYGTARKRLAKADGLSESVPEISARLLFESAGPQFRRQVQIAGVGRVDFLVEGWLVVEINGFQFHSSREAWRRDMGRSNVAQTQGYAVLSYSPEQIWNRPDVVLREIRAVLERGCPRG
- a CDS encoding rhodanese-like domain-containing protein, which gives rise to MSYAGDLSPHDAWAKLEQGAILVDVRTEGEWAHIGIPDTASANNKGNDPLFIQWNLAGGIPNSGFIEQLKQQAPEADATELVFLCRSGQRSIAAASAATQAGYTAYNVLEGFEGEPDRYGERTVNGWKNRGLPTNLGKI
- a CDS encoding DUF664 domain-containing protein; the encoded protein is MSSLPVTFAEDVINRPIRIQFEAFIDEHRRALNDSLNGLTEEQVRRSLVPSRTTLLGLVKHATSSLGLDDLLNGNRRGPLPLRWVYLHMLRELAQHCGHADILREQLLSQDRRQSPTQSPRTTR
- a CDS encoding PAS domain-containing protein → MTFAPALDPALLPTVPPMSVADVLDRQDGVYWVVKDANSVFLWVNQNFADLVSMSKAELIGHQDSRAEHVAHDKEVMASGKPLLNFHETIAVPSKEDGMVNVDIVTQKGLLRALGSKEIIGITVCFSLKDPVND
- a CDS encoding cupin domain-containing protein, which translates into the protein MTESAEDWIKRLDMSPASVGGWFASALVSNEDITGSALPPRFDVDHPLYSSNWYLLQTGEILQLHTLKQDELWFFHLGTPLRLHVFSPDNGYSELGYSETLFGPNPEAGETLQGVAPHSTWFGAELAGPGFALVSCSLSPGYERSDSAKPTEKDIESLVSRFPGHAALILRLASG
- a CDS encoding GMC oxidoreductase — encoded protein: MEGIIVSAVSSSQNFNHGFPTPGPQDPSPQKVMDHVFFVSEGEWKKVREEEQFDHIVIGSGFCAYAFAERTLTVNPHARILIIERGPFFLPQHFQNLPLPYKETLGGLSETFPWTLAAATANQPPGKISWQHGMVPFYGGRSIMWSAWCPRPEEDEMRGWPRAVMDAAKSHFTSAEDLLNVVSADQIDVGRSADVVDLINDTRPVYGIMQKALQERLGAGLHKIDSATRSMPAPLAVATGARSGVDFAKFSTPAVLLELSDRQAALEAQGKGAALRVVTDCTVLSVLQQDGRATALNTNRGVVNVGDANLVLAMGTLPPATLVLNSFPQVQGAGGHFAAHFITSVVARVPRKDFDFSEQLGELELAAIYLAGKSPAGMQYHVQLSVLSDRFPDKNAQKSERYAPDVVATASLAQLRSSEDYLVFVCAVLGELDESNPENHLRLSGSADPTCNVTLQVLANATDDDTWDTMDEGTFQMLERVLSPSGAERVEYWHGDPDAGSWGAERPAIPERRVPGLVHESSSLPIGEEEDAVVGTDYRLNGVQNVFVTGGSLWPTGGSWNPTMTMVALAQDLAERLAADGGTAAAP
- a CDS encoding glutamate--cysteine ligase gives rise to the protein MRTFGVEEELLIVDPVTGEPLALADALLSGIAENDRAQDEPGTGFSPEEIEGPETGLSHELKLEQIETQTRPCRSYGELLHQIRRARGLASHAARRHGARIAALATSPVDAALHTTPDPRYAIMLERFGITAHEQLTCGFHVHTSVESPEEGVVVLDRIRDKLAVFTAISANSPYWRGLATGFESYRTQAWNRWPSSGPSAIFGSLASYRRVVRRLIETGVLLDEGMVYFDARLSRHVPTVEVRVADVCLRAEDAALIAVLVRALVETSVREYHAGIEPAAVPTVLLRMASWQASNFGLCTELLDFGTFRPEPAADVVWSLVEYLEPVLAEQGEFDLVQTGVAAILSRGNGAIEQRGVAERWSQNGSAPDAVGLAAVVEHAVQITMRSEKDEGDTKPQPVLTWVRQDWREAPS
- a CDS encoding DUF1737 domain-containing protein; this encodes MPEPTEEKLSYRLITGPDTKEFCERISTALAEGYVLHGSPAATFNGTDVIVAQAIVLPAAIASADAAVANAVDQLDEEFDGEGHA
- a CDS encoding O-succinylhomoserine sulfhydrylase, coding for MTFNPDAAGWNPETQAVRGGLDRTNFQETSEAVFLNSGFVYESAAAAERAFTGEDERFVYSRYGNPSVATFQERLRLLEGTEACFATASGMSAVFTALGALLAAGDRVVAARSLFGSCFVILNEILPRWGVETVFVDGPDLDQWRAALSEPTTAVFFESPSNPMQEIVDIAAVSELAHAAGATVVVDNVFATPLLQRCGELGADVIVYSGTKHIDGQGRVLGGAILGTKEFIEGPVKQLMRHTGPSLSAFNAWVLTKGLETMALRVNHSSASALRIAEWLEEQPAISWVKYPLLKSHPQYELAAKQMKAGGTVLTFELLPSAGRSAKEAAFALLDGLAIIDISNNLGDSKSLITHPATTTHRAMGPEGRAAIGLSDGVVRLSVGLEDVDDLVRDLERALKQV